From the Nitrososphaera sp. genome, the window CAACAGCGGCCGTGAAGGTTCCAGACGTGGGCGAGACTGCGCCCGACTTTGAACTGCTCGACATTGACATGAAGCCAAAAAAGCTCTCTGAATTTAGAGGCAAGAAAACGGTTTTGGCATTTTTCCCGGCTGCCGAATCGCCAGTTTGCACCGTGGAGATGTGCTCGTTCAGGGACTCTATGGACGAGCTGCGCGACTATGGCGCAAACGTCGTCGGAGTTTCGGTTGACGGGCCTTTTGCAAACAAGTCGTTTTCACAGAACCGCCACCTGAACTTTCCGATTCTAAGCGACTACAACCGCGAAGTTATCAGAAAATACGGGATTGTCATGAAGGACCTCGGCGGAGCCAAG encodes:
- a CDS encoding peroxiredoxin, with the translated sequence MSSTAAVKVPDVGETAPDFELLDIDMKPKKLSEFRGKKTVLAFFPAAESPVCTVEMCSFRDSMDELRDYGANVVGVSVDGPFANKSFSQNRHLNFPILSDYNREVIRKYGIVMKDLGGAKDYNAAKRSIFVLDDKGKIVYRWVSDNPLVEPDYKQIKQVLGKK